A stretch of the Bacillus sp. BGMRC 2118 genome encodes the following:
- a CDS encoding SHOCT domain-containing protein gives MYRVKPSKGASLLGVIVGVIFIFIGITQVSTLGGFGIIWTLIAVAITGFHAINAFSTKGVSSYEVDVELSHDYMKTAEDIETELRKLHRLKEDQIISEEEYHNKKEELLNRW, from the coding sequence ATGTATCGTGTTAAACCGAGTAAAGGTGCATCGCTTCTTGGAGTGATAGTCGGTGTTATATTCATATTTATTGGAATTACGCAAGTCTCTACACTAGGAGGCTTTGGAATCATATGGACATTAATCGCTGTAGCAATAACAGGTTTCCATGCCATAAATGCTTTTTCAACAAAAGGGGTGTCCTCCTATGAAGTAGACGTTGAATTGAGCCATGACTATATGAAAACAGCAGAAGACATTGAAACCGAACTTCGTAAGCTGCATCGATTAAAAGAAGACCAAATCATCAGTGAAGAAGAGTATCATAATAAGAAAGAAGAGCTATTGAATAGATGGTAA
- a CDS encoding diguanylate cyclase gives MIIKELFTNLAILTSLIFLYTQITNTSLLQQTSLLTKKVLLGISGGLLSNILMLYSIHFGSTFVDLRHIPIILVAHYGGVLPATLSMALVIIGRFLFGVNTSSYLAVILAVSVTFISILIARWKVTNKLKVFYSLTFANFIFTILVSYLIQDFNTIMLIIPTYWVISYMAGYLSFYVVQYLRNSQRLFERYKTESATDGLTGLNNVRKFDELFNNLLKELDSKNEMLSLLYMDIDHFKRINDTYGHKEGDVVLIELGKILKDTVRSFDIVSRNGGEEFTVILLDCPTKRAIQIGERIRNSVQNHTFILTTGEQIHITISIGIACYNETTDTPSSLIEDADQALYQAKRAGRNRVCVAEQKA, from the coding sequence ATGATAATTAAAGAATTGTTTACAAACTTAGCGATATTAACATCCTTAATTTTTCTCTATACACAAATTACGAACACTTCATTGCTTCAACAAACGTCACTCCTCACTAAAAAGGTACTGTTAGGCATTTCTGGTGGTTTATTAAGCAACATTTTGATGCTGTATAGCATTCACTTTGGAAGTACATTTGTTGATTTACGACATATTCCTATCATTTTAGTAGCTCATTATGGAGGGGTGCTTCCTGCTACCCTATCCATGGCCCTTGTCATCATTGGTCGTTTCCTTTTTGGTGTCAATACTTCTTCTTATTTAGCTGTCATTCTTGCAGTTTCCGTTACCTTCATCTCCATTTTGATTGCAAGGTGGAAGGTGACAAATAAGCTAAAAGTCTTTTACAGTTTAACGTTCGCCAATTTCATCTTCACAATCCTTGTATCCTATTTAATTCAAGATTTCAACACCATTATGCTAATTATTCCGACGTACTGGGTGATTTCTTATATGGCAGGCTACTTATCGTTTTATGTTGTGCAATATCTACGAAACAGTCAAAGGCTGTTTGAGCGATATAAAACGGAGTCTGCTACTGACGGATTAACCGGTTTAAATAATGTTAGGAAATTTGATGAGCTTTTTAACAACCTATTAAAAGAGTTGGATTCAAAGAATGAAATGCTGTCTCTTTTATATATGGATATTGATCACTTTAAAAGAATTAATGATACGTATGGTCATAAAGAAGGCGATGTTGTGCTAATTGAACTAGGAAAAATACTGAAGGACACTGTTCGATCGTTTGATATTGTAAGCCGAAACGGTGGAGAAGAGTTTACGGTCATCCTTCTTGACTGTCCAACCAAGCGTGCCATCCAAATTGGTGAACGCATTCGAAACTCTGTTCAAAATCACACCTTTATCCTCACAACAGGTGAACAAATTCATATTACCATTTCAATCGGTATTGCGTGCTATAATGAAACAACCGATACTCCATCTTCTTTAATCGAAGATGCAGATCAAGCCCTATACCAAGCAAAGCGAGCAGGCCGAAATCGAGTTTGTGTCGCAGAACAGAAAGCGTAG